One Manihot esculenta cultivar AM560-2 chromosome 6, M.esculenta_v8, whole genome shotgun sequence DNA segment encodes these proteins:
- the LOC110617153 gene encoding receptor-like protein 9a, with amino-acid sequence MVMMILLLKESWCSDGCLENERIALLQIKSHFNSSSSSFFMSALDITADCCNWKRVDCNATTGHVVQLSLDGVRSTEGDYWYLNASLFLPFQQLNSLSLLGNNIAGCIKNEGFERLSALGNLEVLNLGDNSFHKSILSSLSGLSSLKYLYLYGNRLKGIINIEEFNHLISLKDLSLSDNAIEGFISSNGNEELKLSNLEYLSLSSNHVNISLLSPLTRLPSLKYLDLEYNQLEGPFNFKG; translated from the exons ATGGTGatgatgattttattattaaaagagagTTGGTGCTCTGATGGATGTTTGGAGAATGAGAGAATTGCTCTGTTGCAAATCAAATCTCATttcaattcttcttcttcttctttttttatgtCTGCTTTGGATATAACTGCTGACTGTTGTAATTGGAAACGCGTAGACTGCAACGCCACCACAGGGCATGTTGTCCAACTCTCTCTTGATGGTGTAAGAAGCACAGAAGGAGATTATTGGTATCTAAATGCTTCTTTGTTTCTTCCCTTCCAGCAATTGAATTCTCTTTCCCTGTTGGGAAATAATATAGCTGGTTGCATCAAGAATGAAG GTTTTGAAAGGTTATCAGCACTTGGCAATTTGGAGGTTCTTAATTTAGGTGACAACAGTTTCCACAAAAGCATCTTATCATCTCTAAGTGGTCTTTcatctttaaaatatttatatctatATGGAAATAGATTGAAAGGGATAATTAACATTGAAG AGTTCAATCATCTAATAAGTTTGAAGGATTTGAGTTTATCGGATAATGCAATTGAAGGCTTTATATCTTCAAATG GTAATGAAGAACTGAAACTGAGCAATTTGGAGTACCTTTCTTTAAGTTCTAATCATGTTAATATCAGCCTTTTATCACCACTCACTAGACTTCCATCTCTCAAATATTTAGATTTAGAATATAATCAACTGGAAGGAccattcaatttcaaaggttag